In one window of Gudongella oleilytica DNA:
- the gcvPB gene encoding aminomethyl-transferring glycine dehydrogenase subunit GcvPB produces the protein MRKYDKLIFELSKPGRKAYMLPPLDVEDKELGSLIPDDFVSKEELKLPELTEVDVIRHYTNLSNKNYGVDTGFYPLGSCTMKYNPKINEDTARFDGFANLHPHQSEDCIQGSLQLLYELEKYLCEVAGMDRMTLQPAAGAHGELTGIMLIKAYHEKRGDLNRNKIIVPDSAHGTNPATAAMAGYKIVEIKSTKDGLVDLDALKAAVGEDTAGLMLTNPNTLGIFDKGILEIAKIVHDAGGLLYYDGANANAIMGHARPGDMGFDVVHFNLHKTFSTPHGGGGPGSGPVGVKKELVEFLPVPMVEKEGERYFFDYDYPNTIGKVKDFYGHFGILVRAFTYILTLGGDGLKKASEMAVLNANYIMSQLKDHYYLPIDTIYKHEFVLGGLKDTLSEVTTLDIAKRLLDMGYHPPTIYFPLIINQALMIEPTETESKETLDEFIQAMIKIAEEAEADPEMVKSAPHDTVVRRPNEVKAARDIIVKYEG, from the coding sequence ATGAGAAAATACGATAAATTGATATTCGAACTTTCCAAACCAGGAAGGAAAGCTTATATGCTTCCGCCGCTTGATGTGGAGGACAAGGAGCTTGGCAGCCTTATTCCAGATGACTTCGTCAGTAAGGAGGAGCTGAAGCTTCCTGAGTTAACTGAGGTTGATGTCATAAGACATTACACAAATCTATCCAACAAAAACTATGGAGTCGATACGGGATTTTATCCGCTGGGCTCCTGTACAATGAAATACAATCCAAAAATTAACGAGGATACTGCAAGATTCGATGGCTTTGCAAATCTTCATCCTCACCAGTCAGAGGACTGTATCCAGGGATCTCTGCAATTGCTTTATGAGCTGGAAAAGTATCTGTGTGAAGTTGCCGGAATGGATAGAATGACCTTACAGCCAGCGGCCGGTGCACATGGAGAGTTGACTGGAATAATGCTGATAAAAGCATACCATGAGAAGAGAGGAGATCTTAATAGAAACAAGATCATAGTTCCGGACTCTGCTCACGGCACTAACCCTGCTACTGCAGCTATGGCCGGCTATAAGATAGTTGAGATCAAATCCACTAAAGACGGACTGGTTGACCTTGATGCCCTTAAAGCAGCTGTTGGTGAAGATACTGCAGGCTTGATGCTTACAAATCCAAATACTCTTGGTATATTTGACAAAGGTATTCTGGAAATAGCGAAAATTGTTCATGATGCTGGCGGATTATTGTACTATGACGGTGCAAACGCTAATGCTATTATGGGCCACGCAAGACCTGGTGACATGGGCTTTGACGTAGTACACTTCAACCTTCACAAGACATTCTCAACTCCACATGGTGGAGGAGGACCTGGTTCAGGACCTGTAGGGGTCAAGAAGGAACTGGTTGAATTCCTTCCTGTTCCAATGGTGGAAAAGGAAGGGGAAAGATATTTCTTCGACTATGACTATCCAAATACCATAGGTAAGGTAAAGGATTTCTACGGACACTTTGGTATTCTTGTAAGAGCATTCACCTACATCCTGACATTGGGTGGTGATGGTCTTAAGAAGGCTTCCGAAATGGCTGTTCTTAATGCAAACTATATTATGAGTCAGCTGAAGGATCACTATTATCTGCCGATAGATACTATATACAAGCATGAATTTGTCCTTGGCGGCTTGAAGGATACCCTAAGCGAAGTAACTACCTTAGATATTGCCAAGAGATTGCTGGATATGGGATACCATCCGCCTACGATCTACTTCCCGCTGATCATAAACCAGGCGCTTATGATAGAGCCTACCGAAACTGAGAGCAAGGAGACTCTTGATGAGTTTATCCAAGCCATGATAAAAATAGCCGAGGAAGCAGAAGCGGATCCTGAGATGGTCAAATCAGCACCTCACGACACAGTAGTACGAAGACCAAACGAAGTAAAGGCTGCCCGTGATATAATCGTCAAATATGAAGGGTAG
- the gcvPA gene encoding aminomethyl-transferring glycine dehydrogenase subunit GcvPA, producing the protein MHPYIPNTPEDIQEMLKAIGLESVDQLFEDIPKEVHMDRELNIPKSKSELEVVSYIKSLADKNCSMTKLTSFLGAGAYDHYIPSVVNHIISRSEYYTSYTPYQPEISQGTLQYIFEFQTLICNLTGMDVANASLYDGGTAVVEAALMAAAYSKKDEIIISKSVKPDARKILHTYAHVQNLKVIEADIKDGVTDIEALEGLVNDNTAAVIAQSPNFFGIIEDLKALGEVAHKGKKTTFVASVDPISLGILKKPGDLGVDVVVGEGQSMGIPVSFGGPYLGFMAVKNDYIRKLPGRIVGQTEDLDGKRSFVLTLTAREQHIRREKATSNICSNQGLNSLAATVYMVTLGKEGLREVAMQSTKKAHYAFEQLTKSGKYKPMFDKPFFKEFAVVSDKDPMDINKALRAENMIGGYDLGKEYPEMKGGILYAVTEKRTKEEIDRLTGVLEGI; encoded by the coding sequence ATGCATCCCTATATACCCAATACACCTGAGGATATCCAGGAAATGCTCAAGGCCATTGGCCTTGAAAGCGTAGACCAGTTGTTTGAGGATATCCCGAAAGAGGTCCACATGGACAGGGAGCTTAACATTCCCAAATCCAAAAGCGAGCTGGAGGTAGTGTCATACATTAAGAGCCTGGCTGACAAGAACTGTTCAATGACAAAACTGACAAGCTTTTTAGGTGCAGGCGCATATGACCACTATATCCCATCGGTTGTGAACCATATAATATCAAGAAGTGAGTATTATACTTCCTATACACCATACCAGCCTGAAATAAGCCAGGGAACTCTCCAGTATATATTCGAGTTCCAGACACTTATTTGTAATCTGACTGGAATGGATGTTGCAAATGCTTCTTTGTATGACGGAGGAACAGCTGTTGTTGAGGCTGCGCTTATGGCGGCAGCATACTCAAAGAAGGACGAAATAATAATATCCAAATCAGTTAAACCTGATGCAAGAAAGATCCTTCACACATATGCCCATGTTCAGAATTTGAAGGTCATCGAAGCTGACATCAAGGATGGAGTGACTGATATCGAGGCCCTGGAAGGTCTGGTAAATGACAATACAGCTGCAGTTATAGCACAGAGCCCTAACTTTTTTGGTATAATCGAAGATCTGAAGGCACTTGGAGAAGTTGCTCACAAAGGCAAGAAAACTACATTTGTAGCGTCAGTTGACCCAATATCCCTTGGCATCTTGAAGAAGCCTGGTGACCTGGGAGTTGACGTTGTGGTTGGCGAAGGACAATCGATGGGTATACCAGTAAGCTTCGGAGGCCCATACCTTGGATTTATGGCTGTAAAGAACGACTATATTAGAAAGCTTCCCGGAAGGATCGTCGGTCAAACAGAGGACCTTGACGGCAAGAGATCATTCGTTCTTACACTAACGGCAAGAGAGCAGCATATCAGAAGAGAAAAAGCGACATCAAATATCTGCTCTAACCAGGGATTAAACTCACTGGCAGCTACTGTCTATATGGTTACTCTCGGAAAGGAAGGCTTGAGAGAGGTAGCTATGCAGTCAACCAAGAAGGCTCATTATGCTTTCGAGCAACTGACAAAGTCAGGAAAATACAAGCCTATGTTCGATAAACCATTCTTCAAGGAGTTTGCAGTAGTTTCAGACAAGGATCCTATGGATATTAATAAAGCCCTGAGAGCTGAGAATATGATCGGCGGCTATGACCTGGGCAAGGAGTATCCTGAAATGAAGGGCGGTATCCTATATGCAGTCACTGAGAAGAGAACGAAGGAAGAAATTGATAGGCTGACTGGCGTATTGGAGGGGATATAA
- the gcvH gene encoding glycine cleavage system protein GcvH, producing the protein MKVAKGYHYTKDHEWVKVEGDLAFVGISDYAQHHLGDIVYVELPEVDDEFEKGEAFAAVESVKAASDVYLPVGGKVVEVNEELVDDPALLNADAFENWMIKIEIADKAELDELMTSEDYEKFLAEEV; encoded by the coding sequence ATGAAAGTTGCAAAGGGGTATCATTACACTAAGGATCATGAATGGGTAAAGGTCGAGGGAGATCTTGCATTTGTAGGGATTTCAGACTATGCGCAGCATCATCTTGGAGACATAGTTTATGTTGAGCTTCCAGAGGTCGATGATGAATTTGAAAAGGGAGAGGCATTTGCAGCTGTTGAGTCAGTTAAGGCAGCGTCAGACGTTTATCTGCCAGTTGGCGGAAAGGTTGTAGAGGTAAATGAAGAACTGGTTGATGATCCGGCACTTCTTAATGCAGATGCTTTCGAAAACTGGATGATCAAGATAGAGATAGCTGACAAGGCTGAGCTTGATGAATTAATGACAAGTGAGGATTACGAAAAGTTTTTAGCTGAGGAGGTATAA
- the gcvT gene encoding glycine cleavage system aminomethyltransferase GcvT: MDAKKTPLYEEHVKLGGNVVDYAGWFLPVEYKGLVPEHQAVRNAVGLFDVSHMGEITVKGKDALAFVDYLVSNDVTKLVDNQIIYTHFCNPEGGVVDDLLVYRFGEEDFYLVVNASNTDKDYKWILANKGDFDVATENISDTVGELAIQGPMAQKVLQKLTDFDLSQIKFFFLERNVSVAGVDCMVSRTGYTGEDGFEIYTDNTGIVKVWNAILEAGKDEEIMPCGLGCRDTLRFEASLPLYGHEFDDTISPLEAGFKYFVKLDKVSDFIGKEALNKQWSEGLKRKLVGFEMIDRGIAREGYEIYKDGEKIGHVTTGYMSPTLGKIIGNALVKSEYTELGTELDIKIRNKFAKAKVISKKFLNKKK; the protein is encoded by the coding sequence ATGGACGCAAAAAAAACCCCGCTTTATGAAGAACACGTCAAGCTGGGGGGGAATGTTGTCGATTATGCCGGTTGGTTTTTACCGGTGGAGTACAAGGGATTAGTTCCTGAGCACCAGGCAGTTAGAAACGCTGTGGGATTGTTTGATGTATCCCACATGGGAGAAATCACTGTCAAGGGCAAGGATGCACTGGCCTTTGTTGATTACCTGGTTTCAAACGATGTAACCAAGCTGGTCGACAACCAAATCATCTATACACATTTTTGCAACCCTGAGGGAGGAGTCGTCGATGACCTTCTGGTTTACAGATTCGGCGAAGAAGATTTCTACCTGGTAGTTAATGCTTCAAACACCGACAAGGACTATAAATGGATACTTGCTAACAAGGGAGACTTCGATGTCGCGACCGAAAACATTTCCGACACAGTAGGTGAGTTGGCTATCCAGGGTCCGATGGCACAAAAGGTTCTCCAAAAATTGACCGATTTTGATCTTTCACAAATCAAGTTTTTCTTCCTTGAAAGGAACGTATCTGTTGCAGGTGTCGATTGTATGGTTTCAAGGACTGGATATACCGGAGAGGACGGATTTGAGATCTATACAGACAACACAGGGATAGTCAAGGTCTGGAATGCTATCCTTGAAGCTGGCAAGGACGAGGAGATCATGCCTTGCGGGTTGGGATGCAGGGACACCTTGAGGTTCGAAGCTTCGCTGCCTCTTTACGGGCATGAATTCGACGACACCATATCACCATTGGAGGCTGGATTTAAATACTTCGTCAAGCTTGACAAGGTATCAGACTTTATTGGAAAGGAAGCTCTGAACAAACAATGGAGCGAAGGCCTTAAGCGCAAGCTGGTGGGCTTTGAGATGATCGACAGGGGAATAGCAAGAGAAGGATATGAAATCTATAAAGACGGAGAGAAGATAGGCCATGTAACCACAGGCTACATGAGTCCGACTTTAGGTAAGATCATAGGCAATGCTCTTGTGAAATCTGAGTACACTGAGCTTGGTACTGAGCTTGATATAAAGATCAGAAACAAATTTGCCAAAGCGAAGGTAATAAGCAAAAAATTTTTGAATAAGAAAAAATAG
- a CDS encoding aldo/keto reductase, with product MQYREITSEKLNVSLLGYGCMRFPVVGGDNSRIDFEESEKLLKYAIENGVNYIDTAYPYHGGKSEDFVGQVLSLGLRERVYLATKSPVWLVKKYDDFIKYLDEQLVNLRTNYFDFYLLHSLDAESWKKIVELEVFDFIHEAKSSGKIKNIGFSFHDDLKVFKEIIDSYDWDFCQIQLNYMDTGYQAGLEGLMYAKNKGIDVVVMEPLKGGKLANIPQKSKEAIESKASERTAAELALKWLQQLDGVKVVLSGMSSMEQVEENIKIYSDNTPLSESELEAVDYLKSFFESRIAVGCTGCEYCQPCKAGVRIPGIFELYNNLTVYETVDQSKSSYKGYVEKGASSLSCVECGECEAICPQQLSIISQLKDAHKALI from the coding sequence ATGCAATACCGTGAGATTACCAGTGAAAAGTTAAATGTTTCACTATTAGGTTATGGATGTATGCGCTTTCCAGTGGTGGGAGGAGATAATTCAAGGATAGATTTTGAGGAATCGGAAAAGCTTCTTAAGTATGCGATCGAAAATGGTGTAAACTACATCGATACGGCCTACCCCTATCATGGCGGGAAATCTGAGGATTTTGTAGGTCAGGTACTGTCCCTCGGATTGAGGGAAAGGGTATATCTCGCGACAAAAAGCCCTGTCTGGCTCGTCAAAAAATATGATGACTTCATAAAATATTTGGATGAACAGCTCGTTAATTTACGGACAAATTACTTTGATTTTTATCTTCTCCACTCCCTTGATGCAGAATCCTGGAAAAAAATCGTTGAGCTTGAAGTATTCGATTTCATCCATGAAGCGAAGTCTTCAGGTAAAATAAAAAATATCGGGTTCTCATTTCATGACGATCTTAAAGTATTCAAGGAAATAATAGATTCTTACGATTGGGACTTCTGCCAGATCCAGCTGAACTATATGGACACAGGATATCAGGCAGGACTTGAAGGATTGATGTATGCGAAAAACAAAGGAATAGATGTTGTCGTAATGGAGCCCCTAAAGGGAGGGAAACTGGCAAATATTCCTCAAAAGTCAAAAGAAGCTATTGAGAGCAAAGCTTCTGAAAGGACTGCTGCAGAGCTTGCCCTTAAATGGCTGCAGCAGCTGGATGGTGTCAAGGTTGTTCTCAGCGGAATGTCAAGCATGGAACAGGTGGAGGAAAACATCAAAATTTATTCTGATAATACTCCTTTGTCGGAATCTGAGCTTGAGGCAGTGGATTATCTTAAATCCTTCTTCGAGAGCAGGATTGCCGTTGGGTGTACCGGATGCGAGTATTGTCAACCCTGTAAAGCCGGAGTTCGGATACCTGGAATATTTGAGCTGTACAATAATCTTACGGTATATGAGACTGTTGACCAGTCGAAATCATCATACAAAGGCTATGTAGAGAAAGGAGCCTCTTCACTTTCCTGTGTTGAATGTGGAGAATGTGAAGCGATCTGTCCACAGCAGCTTTCGATCATCAGTCAACTTAAGGATGCACACAAAGCCTTGATATAA
- the rpsI gene encoding 30S ribosomal protein S9 — translation MAAIQFIGTGRRKTSVARVRLIPGNGKMTINGRDIDEFFNYETLKVIAKEPLTISDTVDKYDVKVTVHGGGFTGQAGAIRHGIARALLQADGELRPLLKKAGHLTRDPRMKERKKYGLKKARKSPQFSKR, via the coding sequence ATGGCTGCAATACAATTTATCGGAACAGGAAGAAGGAAGACATCTGTTGCAAGAGTTAGATTGATTCCTGGAAACGGGAAGATGACTATAAATGGAAGAGATATTGACGAGTTTTTCAACTATGAGACTCTTAAGGTAATAGCTAAGGAGCCTTTGACAATAAGTGATACCGTGGACAAGTACGATGTAAAGGTCACCGTACATGGAGGCGGATTTACAGGTCAGGCAGGAGCTATTAGACATGGAATCGCAAGAGCCCTTCTACAGGCGGATGGAGAGCTGAGACCTTTACTTAAGAAGGCTGGGCACCTCACAAGAGATCCAAGAATGAAGGAAAGAAAGAAATATGGACTTAAGAAAGCAAGAAAAAGTCCACAGTTCAGCAAGAGATAA
- the rplM gene encoding 50S ribosomal protein L13: protein MKSYMAKANEIERKWYIIDAENKVLGRLATEIATILRGKNKPIYTPYVDTGDFVIVINADKVKLTGKKLDQKNYTYHTGYPGGLRQIPYRNLIVKNPEKIIELAVKGMLPKNSLGRSMYRKLKVYRGTEHGHEAQKPEVYEF from the coding sequence ATGAAAAGCTACATGGCAAAAGCCAATGAAATCGAAAGAAAATGGTATATAATCGACGCTGAAAATAAAGTGTTAGGTAGATTAGCCACTGAGATCGCTACGATTCTGAGAGGTAAGAATAAACCTATATATACACCGTATGTAGATACTGGTGACTTCGTTATCGTCATCAATGCCGATAAGGTGAAGTTGACAGGGAAGAAACTGGATCAGAAAAATTACACTTATCATACAGGATATCCCGGAGGATTGAGACAGATTCCATACAGAAATCTGATTGTCAAGAATCCAGAGAAGATCATCGAGCTTGCAGTAAAGGGTATGTTGCCAAAGAACAGCCTTGGAAGAAGCATGTACAGAAAATTGAAGGTATACAGAGGCACTGAGCATGGACATGAAGCTCAAAAGCCGGAAGTATACGAATTTTAA
- the truA gene encoding tRNA pseudouridine(38-40) synthase TruA, with protein sequence MRNIKLVLEYDGTAYNGWQYQENGVSVQQKIEEAILAVTGEMISVKGSGRTDAGVHALGQVANFHTGSTIPGDKFKFALNNELPDDIRVIDSQEVDMSFHSRFSATHKRYRYRIYTGEVERPMFRNFCYHFKYPLDIDIMRYAAEHFIGSHDFKSFKGRRSITKTTVRKVNRIDIRQKGEMVDIWIDGDSFMRNMVRIMVGTLVEIGNGQRDKDSIPWILEQRDRNCAGHTAPAKGLFLEKVFYE encoded by the coding sequence ATGAGAAACATAAAGCTGGTATTGGAGTATGACGGGACGGCATATAATGGATGGCAATATCAGGAGAACGGCGTTTCTGTGCAGCAGAAGATCGAGGAAGCGATCCTTGCAGTCACTGGAGAGATGATATCAGTAAAAGGCTCCGGAAGAACTGATGCCGGAGTGCATGCGCTGGGTCAGGTCGCCAATTTTCATACAGGTTCTACGATACCGGGTGATAAATTCAAGTTTGCTCTGAATAATGAGCTTCCTGATGACATCAGGGTAATAGATTCACAGGAGGTGGATATGAGCTTTCACTCAAGGTTCAGTGCTACCCATAAGCGATACAGGTATAGAATCTATACTGGTGAGGTGGAAAGACCGATGTTTAGAAATTTCTGCTATCACTTCAAGTATCCACTGGATATTGATATTATGAGGTACGCAGCAGAACACTTCATAGGCAGTCACGACTTCAAGTCCTTCAAGGGGAGAAGGAGCATAACCAAAACAACTGTCAGAAAAGTTAACAGGATAGATATCAGGCAAAAGGGAGAAATGGTTGATATTTGGATCGATGGCGACAGTTTTATGAGAAATATGGTAAGAATAATGGTTGGTACCTTGGTGGAGATTGGAAATGGGCAGAGAGATAAGGATTCCATCCCATGGATACTCGAGCAAAGAGACAGAAACTGTGCAGGTCACACTGCTCCTGCAAAGGGATTATTCTTAGAAAAAGTTTTTTACGAGTAA
- a CDS encoding energy-coupling factor transporter transmembrane component T family protein, whose amino-acid sequence MLKDITIGQYFPGTSLIHKLDPRVKIVVTALFIASLFFISKFYPYIFIVLFIAAVIKTAKLPVKFILKGLRPLMFIILITFAINLFMTKGEVLFELGPLTVTKEGLRQSVFMALRLVFLITGTSLLTLTTSPIALTDGIERLLSPFKKIGLPAHELAMMMTIALRFIPTLLEETDKIMKAQMARGADFESGNILNRARNLVPLLVPLFINAFRRADDLATAMEARCYRGGDGRTRLNELSFKNMDYVVLTGMTAFFGILIATRYLG is encoded by the coding sequence ATGCTTAAGGATATCACTATAGGTCAATATTTCCCGGGAACGTCACTTATACATAAGCTTGATCCCAGAGTCAAGATAGTGGTGACGGCACTTTTTATTGCATCCCTTTTCTTCATATCCAAGTTTTATCCGTATATTTTCATAGTCCTATTCATTGCTGCAGTCATAAAAACTGCAAAGCTCCCTGTTAAGTTCATTTTAAAGGGGCTAAGACCCTTGATGTTCATAATACTTATCACCTTTGCAATTAACCTGTTTATGACCAAGGGAGAGGTGCTTTTTGAGCTTGGCCCGCTTACTGTAACCAAGGAGGGACTTAGACAGTCTGTGTTTATGGCCTTAAGGCTTGTTTTCCTTATAACAGGAACATCATTGTTGACCTTGACCACGTCTCCAATTGCTCTAACAGATGGTATAGAAAGACTATTGTCCCCATTTAAGAAAATTGGATTGCCTGCACATGAGCTTGCAATGATGATGACAATCGCTCTGAGATTCATACCGACTTTGTTGGAGGAGACCGACAAGATAATGAAGGCACAAATGGCAAGAGGTGCTGATTTCGAATCTGGAAACATCCTTAATCGCGCCAGGAATCTCGTTCCCCTATTGGTACCATTATTCATAAATGCCTTCAGACGGGCAGATGATCTTGCGACTGCAATGGAAGCAAGATGCTATAGAGGCGGGGATGGCAGAACGAGGCTTAATGAACTTAGCTTTAAAAACATGGATTATGTGGTTCTTACCGGTATGACAGCATTCTTTGGTATCCTAATAGCCACCAGATATCTGGGGTGA
- a CDS encoding energy-coupling factor transporter ATPase produces MIIEIKNLSYVYNPGTPFEKKALDDISLGIEEGEFIGLIGHTGSGKSTLVQHLNGLIKPTSGEIIIDGDSLSDKSTKLKNIRQKVGLVFQYPEHQLFEETIYKDIAFGPKNLGLSQEEVDERVRHAMDLVGLDFEELKDRSPFELSGGQKRRVAIAGVVAMKPKVLVLDEPTAGLDPKGRDDILDEIRTLYEKENITIILVSHSMEDIARLVNRIFVMHRGRLAMDGSPREIFGRSDELEGMGLGIPQITKFMKKFKASGHDVKDDVLTIEEAKVEILKYLRGKKDA; encoded by the coding sequence ATGATAATTGAAATAAAGAATCTTAGCTACGTATATAATCCAGGGACCCCTTTTGAGAAAAAGGCACTTGACGATATCAGTCTTGGAATTGAAGAGGGAGAGTTCATTGGGCTTATCGGTCATACCGGATCAGGGAAATCAACTCTCGTTCAGCATCTCAATGGACTTATTAAGCCAACATCCGGAGAAATAATTATAGATGGAGACAGCCTTTCTGACAAAAGCACCAAACTTAAGAATATAAGACAGAAGGTTGGCTTGGTATTTCAATACCCGGAGCATCAGCTGTTTGAAGAGACCATATACAAGGACATAGCCTTTGGACCGAAGAATCTTGGACTGTCACAGGAAGAAGTGGACGAAAGAGTCAGGCATGCTATGGATCTTGTAGGTCTTGATTTCGAGGAGCTGAAGGATAGATCCCCGTTCGAGCTGTCAGGTGGGCAGAAGAGAAGGGTGGCCATAGCTGGTGTTGTGGCGATGAAGCCAAAAGTACTTGTTCTGGACGAGCCTACAGCAGGATTGGATCCCAAGGGCAGAGATGATATACTCGATGAGATCAGGACATTGTATGAGAAAGAAAATATCACAATAATACTCGTTTCCCACAGCATGGAAGACATTGCGAGGTTGGTTAACAGGATATTTGTCATGCACAGAGGAAGGCTCGCCATGGATGGATCGCCAAGAGAAATATTCGGAAGATCTGACGAGCTTGAGGGTATGGGCTTAGGCATACCCCAGATTACTAAATTCATGAAAAAATTCAAGGCATCCGGACACGATGTCAAGGATGATGTGCTGACTATTGAAGAAGCCAAGGTCGAGATATTGAAATATTTGAGAGGTAAGAAGGATGCTTAA
- a CDS encoding energy-coupling factor transporter ATPase, which yields MIKIENVSYEYSSYIDESIQLAVKDLSLEVKRGEFLAVLGHNGSGKSTLAKMINGLILPSKGNVFVNGINTRDEERIWDIRSTAGMVFQNPDNQIVATIVEEDVAFGPENLGIPPAEIRKRVDDALEVVEMSEYKRHAPHLLSGGQKQRVAIAGILAMEPDCIIFDEPTAMLDPVGRQEVLDTVKKLNKEKNKTIILITHFMDEAVEADRILVLNEGESVMLGTPNDIFRKVDLLKSMGLDVPQVTELVYELNKEGYDFRDDILSVEELVDIL from the coding sequence ATGATAAAAATTGAAAATGTCAGCTATGAGTACAGCTCCTATATTGACGAAAGCATCCAGCTGGCTGTCAAGGACCTTAGCCTGGAGGTCAAGAGAGGCGAATTTCTCGCAGTTCTTGGGCATAACGGCTCAGGTAAATCCACTCTTGCCAAGATGATCAACGGGCTTATCCTGCCATCAAAGGGCAATGTGTTTGTGAATGGCATCAACACAAGGGATGAAGAACGGATATGGGACATAAGATCTACTGCGGGGATGGTTTTTCAGAATCCTGACAATCAGATAGTCGCAACCATTGTCGAAGAGGATGTGGCCTTCGGACCAGAAAACCTTGGGATACCGCCAGCAGAGATCCGCAAGAGGGTTGATGACGCTCTTGAGGTAGTAGAAATGTCAGAGTATAAAAGACATGCTCCCCATCTTCTTTCCGGAGGACAGAAGCAAAGGGTGGCAATAGCTGGCATACTCGCAATGGAACCTGACTGCATAATTTTTGATGAACCAACGGCAATGCTTGATCCGGTTGGTCGCCAGGAGGTATTGGATACTGTTAAAAAGCTCAACAAGGAGAAAAACAAGACTATAATCCTGATAACACATTTTATGGATGAAGCAGTTGAAGCCGACAGGATACTTGTATTGAATGAAGGCGAATCTGTAATGCTTGGGACTCCAAATGATATATTCAGAAAGGTAGATCTCCTAAAATCTATGGGTTTGGACGTACCCCAGGTAACCGAGCTGGTATATGAGCTGAACAAAGAAGGTTATGACTTCAGAGACGACATTCTCTCAGTCGAGGAGCTGGTGGACATATTATGA
- the rplQ gene encoding 50S ribosomal protein L17, which produces MTTLRKLGRPTAHRKAMLRNQVTSLLREERIETTVTRAKETKRMAEKMITLGKRGDLHARRQALAFIYDEDVVKKLFDEIAPKYAERKGGYTRVIKAGPRRGDGAELAILELV; this is translated from the coding sequence GTGACAACTTTAAGAAAGCTGGGTCGTCCCACTGCCCACAGAAAAGCAATGCTTAGAAACCAGGTTACTTCATTGCTTAGGGAAGAGAGGATAGAAACCACAGTTACAAGAGCAAAAGAAACGAAGAGAATGGCCGAAAAGATGATCACTCTTGGCAAGAGGGGAGATCTTCACGCAAGAAGACAAGCATTGGCCTTTATATATGATGAAGACGTAGTAAAGAAACTTTTTGATGAAATTGCTCCCAAGTATGCCGAGAGAAAAGGCGGCTATACAAGAGTTATCAAAGCAGGTCCACGCCGCGGAGACGGAGCAGAGCTGGCAATATTGGAATTGGTGTAG